A portion of the Ricinus communis isolate WT05 ecotype wild-type chromosome 10, ASM1957865v1, whole genome shotgun sequence genome contains these proteins:
- the LOC8278949 gene encoding dehydration-responsive element-binding protein 2F, with protein sequence MENCRRSPLKPWKKGPTRGKGGPQNAMCEYRGVRQRTWGKWVAEIREPKKRTRLWLGSFATAEEAAMAYDEAARRLYGPDAYLNLPHLQPACNSINNIPLNNKPHNKFKWIPSKNFISMFPSCGLLNIHAQPSIHVIHQRLQELKKDGVVGQSSNHASSSSSCDSRNEVMVENDKTQVENLAEVEKEVEITSEKIVRHEEEKPQIDLNEFLQQLGILKVERVQQPESDDATEMSSVVQESSLNDDHQENVAAALADKSFNWDSLIEMHGIGDHQGAESLSTFQVYDVQEELAYPASIWNF encoded by the coding sequence ATGGAAAATTGCAGGAGATCTCCTCTGAAGCCATGGAAAAAAGGCCCAACAAGAGGCAAAGGTGGTCCTCAAAATGCCATGTGTGAATATAGAGGTGTAAGACAAAGAACTTGGGGAAAATGGGTGGCTGAAATCAGAGAGCCAAAGAAGAGAACTAGGCTCTGGTTAGGTTCTTTTGCTACTGCTGAGGAAGCTGCTATGGCTTATGATGAAGCAGCCAGAAGATTGTATGGACCTGATGCTTATCTCAATCTACCTCATCTCCAACCTGCATGCAACAGCATTAATAATATTCCTCTTAACAACAAGCCACACAATAAGTTCAAATGGATTCCTTCCAAGAATTTCATTTCCATGTTTCCTTCTTGTGGTTTGCTTAACATACATGCACAACCTAGTATTCATGTCATCCATCAAAGGCTTCAAGAACTCAAGAAAGATGGGGTTGTTGGTCAATCCTCTAACCATGCTTCTAGCTCATCTTCTTGTGATTCACGAAATGAAGTTATGgttgaaaatgataaaaccCAAGTAGAAAATCTTGCAGAAGTGGAAAAGGAAGTGGAAATAACATCAGAAAAGATTGTGAGGCATGAAGAGGAGAAACCTCAGATTGATCTAAACGAGTTCCTTCAGCAGCTGGGGATACTTAAAGTGGAGAGAGTGCAGCAGCCAGAAAGCGATGATGCAACAGAAATGAGTTCTGTGGTGCAAGAATCTTCGTTAAATGATGATCATCAGGAAAATGTTGCTGCTGCACTTGCAGACAAGAGCTTCAACTGGGATTCACTCATTGAGATGCATGGAATTGGGGATCATCAAGGAGCAGAATCACTTAGTACTTTCCAAGTGTATGATGTTCAAGA